The following are from one region of the Desulfuromonadaceae bacterium genome:
- the cas7c gene encoding type I-C CRISPR-associated protein Cas7/Csd2: MNAISNRYEFALLFDVQNGNPNGDPDAGNTPRVDPETGHGLVTDVCLKRKIRNHVALAKEGSEGFNIYVQEKAVLNRSNEMAYKQFDLKPEAKKLPKKIEDAQKVTGWMCANFYDIRSFGAVMTTEVNCGQVRGPVQIAFAKSVDPILSQEISITRMAVTNEKDLEKERTMGRKHIVPYGLYVAQGFISAPLAEKTGFSDADLELLWNALTNMFEHDRSAARGIMSSQKLFVFKHQDKLGNAPAHKLFDLIDIKRNDRTEGPARSFKDYDVTVGTAPAGVEIIEKL; this comes from the coding sequence ATGAACGCAATATCCAATCGTTACGAATTCGCACTGTTGTTTGACGTACAGAACGGTAATCCCAACGGTGATCCCGACGCCGGCAATACTCCGCGCGTTGATCCTGAAACCGGCCATGGGCTGGTGACCGACGTCTGTCTGAAGCGCAAGATCCGCAACCATGTCGCTCTCGCCAAAGAAGGTTCTGAAGGTTTCAATATCTACGTGCAGGAAAAAGCGGTGCTCAACCGCAGCAACGAGATGGCTTACAAACAGTTCGATCTGAAGCCTGAAGCGAAAAAGCTACCCAAAAAAATCGAAGACGCACAAAAAGTCACCGGCTGGATGTGCGCCAATTTCTACGATATTCGTAGCTTTGGTGCAGTTATGACCACTGAAGTCAACTGTGGCCAGGTGCGAGGACCAGTGCAGATTGCCTTTGCCAAAAGTGTCGATCCGATCCTTTCGCAGGAGATCAGCATTACCCGCATGGCAGTGACCAATGAAAAAGACCTGGAAAAAGAACGCACCATGGGGCGCAAGCACATCGTTCCTTATGGGCTGTATGTTGCTCAAGGCTTCATTTCCGCACCTCTGGCGGAAAAAACCGGATTCAGTGATGCGGATCTTGAATTGCTCTGGAACGCTCTAACCAACATGTTCGAGCATGATCGCTCCGCAGCTCGGGGAATAATGAGCAGCCAGAAACTGTTCGTTTTCAAACATCAGGATAAACTCGGCAACGCCCCCGCGCACAAACTCTTCGACCTGATCGACATCAAACGCAACGACCGCACCGAAGGTCCAGCGCGGTCGTTCAAGGA